A genomic window from Silene latifolia isolate original U9 population chromosome Y, ASM4854445v1, whole genome shotgun sequence includes:
- the LOC141632106 gene encoding uncharacterized protein LOC141632106 encodes MIDQYNPLAKLFRMVRDKLSIDKDSEVSIRLISRREKDGRTYNRPTVSEIAALIEGDIGPNMEKRDIIVKKSCGGLQRISELHPLYTPLQYPLLFPSGDDGYRLGILHGEASIGVSTSEQPREETTCREWFAYLLQDRSPDIEFPTLLLSGKAFHQFLVDGYMMVESHRLNYICFNQERLRVDNYKNLSNAVGRGDIEPSSAGARYIIPSSFPGGDKWKKVNYLDTMTICKWFGYPDLFITFTLVYTIEFQKRGLPHAHILLFLHREYKFPEAADVDKIISVEIPDPIKEPILHAAVCEYMLHGPCGKEKLSSPCMVGENCSKHYPKPCTERTTVDGEGYPIYKRSKKGVTVKKDGVPLGNEFVIPYNAQLLLKYQAHINIEWCNQSRSIKYLFKYINKGSDIVTMQSSYMRRNEDDPGRFDEIKRYYDCRYLSACEAAWRLFGFEIHYRTPAVERLQYHLPDEQPIFFYDDDFIDDVVDKSSMGVSQFLNWMACNNSEQRDIQVAKELLYSQFPTKEYIDAIKQAADWGSGFYLRNLFSTLLQSALQLTDEELKNYALMDIENSLQLNGSSLTRFQGMPLPDSSTTSHHRNTLVMDALSYDKQSLREENELQLSSMTDEQRSVYNEIMDAVLNNRGGVFFVYGYGGTGKTFIWRSLCSGIRSKGEIVVAVASSGIAATSIPGGVTAHPRLSIPLNVNEDSTCSRIKPGSDLTELLIRAKLIIWDEAPMTHKHSFEVVDKSLKDVMRVVNARNAELPFGGKVVVFGGDFRQTLPVVSKGSRADVVLRLTKNMRLQGGRTSDNVDDIRKFSEWLLEIGDGLAGGENDGEVDLQFPDDLLIQHVADPIASIKIDEEEVIYLSSDEVSNDDRGVGDPDLHSTEYLNSIKCSGLPNHELKLKFNRSRFCLMVDTPMDADSHENSLRE; translated from the exons GCAGCGGATATCTGAGTTACACCCTCTATATACTCCACTCCAATATCCTTTGTTATTCCCATCCGGGGATGATGGGTATCGATTGGGTATCCTTCACGGTGAAGCTTCTATTGGGGTCAGCACAAGCGAGCAACCGCGTGAGGAAACAACGTGTCGGGAGTGGTTTGCCTATCTTCTACAAGACAGATCACCTGATATTGAATTTCCAACGTTGTTACTATCTGGAAAGGCATTTCACCAGTTTTTGGTTGATGGTTATATGATGGTTGAATCGCATAGGCTCAATTACATTTGTTTTAACCAAGAACGACTTCGGGTAGATAATTACAAGAACCTTTCAAATGCTGTTGGGAGAGGAGACATCGAGCCATCTTCTGCCGGTGCTCGGTATATTATCCCTTCGAGTTTCCCAGGTGGTGACAAGTGGAAGAAAGTGAATTATCTCGATACCATGACTATTTGCAAGTGGTTCGGTTATCCAGATTTATTCATTACATTCACGT TGGTATATACTATTGAATTTCAAAAACGTGGTCTGCCCCATGCGCATATTCTATTGTTCCTACATCGAGAGTACAAGTTCCCTGAAGCTGCAGATGTTGACAAAATAATTTCTGTCGAGATTCCTGATCCGATTAAGGAGCCTATCTTACATGCTGCTGTTTGTGAGTACATGCTCCATGGCCCGTGTGGTAAAGAAAAGTTATCATCACCGTGTATGGTCGGGGAAAACTGCTCAAAACATTACCCAAAGCCGTGTACTGAAAGAACAACGGTTGACGGTGAGGGTTATCCTATATACAAGAGAAGCAAGAAAGGAGTTACGGTGAAAAAGGACGGTGTACCTCTCGGCAACGAATTTGTCATTCCATATAACGCTCAGTTGCTATTGAAATACCAGGCTCATATCAACATCGAATGGTGTAATCAATCTCGATCGATTAAGTATCTCTTCAAGTATATTAACAAGGGCTCTGATATAGTTACGATGCAGTCCTCTTATATGCGTCGCAATGAGGACGATCCTGGTCGATTTGATGAGATTAAGAGGTATTACGACTGTCGATATTTATCCGCATGTGAAGCTGCATGGAGGTTATTTGGTTTTGAAATTCATTATAGGACTCCTGCTGTTGAAAGGTTGCAGTACCACCTTCCGGATGAGCAGCCTATTTTTTTTTATGATGATGATTTCATTGACGACGTTGTAGATAAATCATCGATGGGAGTATCGCAGTTCTTGAATTGGATGGCCTGCAATAATTCTGAACAACGGGATATTCAGGTTGCAAAAGAATTGTTATATTCTCAATTCCCAACTAA AGAGTATATTGATGCAATAAAACAAGCTGCAGATTGGGGCTCTGGATTCTACCTTCGGAACCTTTTTTCGACTTTATTACAGTCTG CCTTACAACTGACTGATGAAGAGTTGAAAAATTATGCTCTGATGGATATTGAAAATTCTCTTCAATTAAATGGGAGTAGCCTAACTAGATTTCAAGGAATGCCTCTTCCAGATTCTTCAACAACGTCACACCATCGAAACACGTTAGTAATGGATGCGTTGTCGTACGACAAACAGTCACTGAGGGAAGAAAATGAGCTTCAACTTTCTTCAATGACTGATGAACAAAGGTCGGTGTACAATGAAATAATGGATGCTGTTTTAAATAATAGAGGAGGAGTTTTCTTTGTTTATGGATATGGCGGTACTGGGAAGACATTCATTTGGCGTTCTTTGTGTTCTGGAATAAGAAGTAAGGGAGAAATTGTTGTAGCAGTTGCATCAAGCGGAATTGCAGCAACCTCGATACCTGGTGGTGTAACAGCTCATCCGAGATTAAGTATTCCGCTCAACGTCAATGAGGACTCTACTTGCTCTCGAATTAAGCCTGGTAGTGATTTAACTGAACTTTTGATAAGGGCCAAACTCATAATATGGGATGAAGCACCTATGACTCACAAACATAGCTTTGAGGTTGTTGACAAAAGTTTGAAAGATGTAATGCGCGTTGTGAACGCGAGAAATGCTGAATTACCGTTTGGTGGTAAGGTGGTAGTATTTGGGGGAGATTTTCGCCAAACTCTACCGGTTGTCTCCAAAGGAAGTAGAGCAGACGTT GTGCTTAGACTAACAAAGAACATGCGTTTGCAAGGTGGAAGGACAAGCGACAATGTTGACGATATAAGGAAATTCTCGGAGTGGCTCTTGGAAATTGGAGATGGTTTAGCGGGCGGTGAAAATGACGGGGAAGTCGATCTTCAATTCCCAGACGACTTACTCATTCAACATGTGGCAGATCCGATTGCATCAATA AAAATCGATGAGGAGGAGGTTATATATCTAAGCTCTGATGAAGTTTCTAACGATGATAGAGGCGTAGGTGACCCTGACCTTCATTCTACTGAATACCTCAATAGTATTAAATGTTCCGGACTCCCAAATCATGAGCTGAAGTTGAAG TTCAATCGTTCTCGATTTTGCTTGATGGTTGATACTCCTATGGATGCCGATTCTCATGAAAATAGTTTGCGCGAGTAA